The Enterococcus rotai genome includes a window with the following:
- the xseA gene encoding exodeoxyribonuclease VII large subunit, with translation MEQQYLTVTALTKYLKRKFDADPYLERVYLTGEISNFRMRPNAHQYFSIKDDGAKISAIMFKSAFQKLKFQPKEGMKVLLVGRISLYESGGSYQIYVEHMEPDGVGALYQALAELREKLGKEGLFEGPKKILPRYPKRIAVITSPSGAVIRDIITTVKRRYPIAQLVLFPTLVQGDKAADDIVRNIQRIEELGNFDTMIIGRGGGSIEDLWPFNEERVARAIYQAQTPVISSVGHETDVTIADMVADVRAATPTAAAELAVPVLNEELLKIKERQTRLEQSFLYQLQQKNERYQRLKNSYVFKQPDRLYEGQTIKLDRITQRLTQSMETVYHQKQRIAQEIIAQFKQQTPQGQIREGQQQLTFLSKTLHDRMEQYMKDKEKQFTSAVQQLDLLSPLKIMGRGYSYTTKEQQVVKSVNELKTKEKIQIHYVDGIVDTVIEKITPAEEE, from the coding sequence ATGGAGCAGCAATATTTAACAGTGACAGCTTTAACCAAATATCTAAAACGTAAATTCGATGCTGATCCATACTTGGAACGAGTTTATTTAACGGGTGAAATTTCGAACTTTCGAATGAGGCCAAATGCTCATCAATATTTTAGTATCAAAGATGATGGTGCGAAAATCTCTGCGATCATGTTTAAATCGGCTTTTCAAAAATTAAAATTCCAACCCAAAGAAGGCATGAAAGTATTGCTAGTCGGCCGGATTTCGCTATATGAAAGCGGTGGTTCATATCAAATTTATGTAGAACATATGGAGCCAGACGGAGTTGGTGCGCTGTACCAAGCGTTAGCTGAATTACGTGAGAAGTTAGGGAAAGAAGGTTTATTTGAGGGACCAAAAAAAATACTGCCGCGCTATCCTAAACGAATTGCAGTTATTACTAGTCCTAGTGGTGCCGTTATCCGAGACATTATCACCACAGTCAAACGAAGATACCCGATCGCTCAACTTGTTTTGTTTCCGACCTTAGTTCAAGGCGATAAGGCAGCAGATGATATTGTTCGCAATATTCAGCGGATAGAAGAGCTGGGGAATTTTGACACGATGATCATTGGACGAGGTGGTGGTTCGATTGAAGATTTGTGGCCATTTAATGAGGAACGAGTTGCCAGAGCGATTTATCAGGCGCAAACACCGGTTATTTCTTCAGTTGGTCATGAAACTGATGTGACGATTGCTGATATGGTCGCAGATGTAAGAGCCGCAACGCCAACTGCCGCAGCAGAGTTGGCCGTACCTGTTTTAAACGAAGAACTGCTGAAAATCAAAGAACGACAAACACGTTTAGAACAAAGTTTCCTTTACCAATTACAACAAAAAAATGAACGTTACCAACGGTTGAAAAATTCATATGTATTCAAACAGCCTGATCGTCTATATGAAGGGCAAACAATTAAACTGGATCGGATCACGCAACGCTTGACGCAATCGATGGAAACCGTTTATCATCAAAAACAACGGATAGCTCAAGAAATCATTGCGCAGTTCAAACAGCAAACACCTCAGGGGCAAATCAGAGAAGGGCAGCAGCAACTAACGTTTTTGAGTAAAACACTTCATGATCGTATGGAACAATACATGAAAGATAAAGAAAAACAATTTACTTCTGCTGTACAACAACTGGATTTGCTAAGTCCGTTAAAAATCATGGGTCGAGGCTATAGTTATACAACGAAAGAACAACAAGTAGTGAAGTCCGTCAATGAACTGAAGACAAAAGAAAAAATTCAAATCCATTATGTAGATGGTATTGTAGATACGGTGATTGAAAAAATAACACCTGCTGAAGAGGAGTAA
- a CDS encoding exodeoxyribonuclease VII small subunit, whose amino-acid sequence MAKEKAVEKTFEESLTELEEIVQRLERGDVPLEEALAAFQEGMVLSKQCQDTLEKAEKTLTKVMTENNEEVAFEESEEN is encoded by the coding sequence ATGGCTAAAGAAAAAGCAGTCGAAAAGACATTTGAAGAATCATTAACTGAGTTAGAAGAAATCGTTCAACGTTTAGAGCGTGGCGATGTACCTTTAGAGGAAGCGTTAGCCGCTTTTCAAGAAGGGATGGTTTTAAGTAAACAGTGTCAGGATACTTTGGAAAAAGCTGAAAAGACATTAACGAAAGTGATGACTGAAAATAATGAAGAAGTTGCCTTTGAAGAAAGTGAGGAAAATTGA
- a CDS encoding polyprenyl synthetase family protein, with protein sequence MEAFTDFRKQSLPLIEKEMENFIDDYTANERLKEAMLYSIRAGGKRFRPLLVLAVLRSFNKEAQTHDYQVGAALEMVHTYSLIHDDLPAMDDDDLRRGKPTNHKVFGEAHAILAGDGLLTAAFQLLALSQIEANQKVLLIQLLSKASGTQGMVAGQAGDLQGEDRLLTLSELAAVHEKKTGALIEFALLAGGILANQPEEVVNLLGVFAQHLGLAFQIKDDLLDATSSEEALGKQVGRDEALNKSTYPSLLGLAGAKEALTEQLSMGSDVLELIRQTSSEFHSELLQELVEQLRLG encoded by the coding sequence ATGGAGGCTTTCACTGATTTTCGTAAGCAGAGTTTACCGCTTATTGAAAAGGAAATGGAAAACTTTATCGATGATTACACTGCAAATGAGCGCTTGAAAGAGGCTATGTTGTATTCAATTAGAGCCGGCGGCAAACGATTTCGCCCGTTACTTGTTTTAGCAGTTCTCCGTTCTTTTAATAAAGAAGCACAAACCCACGATTATCAAGTTGGAGCAGCGCTGGAAATGGTTCATACTTATTCGTTGATCCATGATGATTTGCCGGCAATGGATGATGATGATCTAAGGCGAGGCAAGCCAACGAATCATAAAGTATTTGGCGAAGCCCATGCAATTTTAGCTGGTGATGGTTTGCTTACTGCAGCATTTCAATTATTAGCTCTTAGCCAAATAGAAGCGAATCAGAAAGTACTATTGATCCAACTATTAAGTAAAGCCTCAGGCACACAAGGAATGGTTGCGGGACAAGCGGGTGATTTGCAAGGCGAGGATCGTTTATTAACATTAAGCGAGTTAGCAGCAGTTCACGAAAAGAAAACAGGTGCTTTGATTGAGTTTGCTCTTTTAGCTGGTGGAATCCTAGCAAATCAACCGGAAGAAGTTGTCAATTTATTAGGTGTCTTTGCCCAGCATCTAGGGTTAGCATTTCAGATCAAAGATGACCTGTTGGATGCTACGAGTTCAGAAGAAGCCCTAGGTAAACAGGTTGGACGGGATGAAGCTTTAAACAAAAGCACTTATCCTAGCCTGCTTGGATTAGCAGGTGCAAAGGAAGCCTTGACAGAGCAATTGTCAATGGGAAGTGATGTTTTAGAGTTAATCAGACAAACAAGCTCAGAATTTCATTCAGAATTATTACAAGAACTAGTAGAACAATTGCGTTTAGGATAG
- a CDS encoding TlyA family RNA methyltransferase: protein MKKERVDILAFTQGLFETREKAKRAVMAGLVYNDKNERLDKPGEKILIETPLHVKGQTLQYVSRGGLKLEKALEVFELDVSGKTMLDIGSSTGGFTDVALQNGARLSYALDVGYNQLAWKIRQDERVVVMERTNFRYSTPEDFNEGVPDIATIDVSFISLKLILPPLHKILKPGGKVVALIKPQFEAGKELVGKKGIVREPETHTFVLNEILSFAQKHGYTISGLDFSPITGGEGNIEFLAYLTSVEGEGVVEDTVNIEEVVATAHQQLKK, encoded by the coding sequence ATGAAGAAAGAGCGCGTAGATATTTTAGCGTTTACTCAAGGATTATTTGAAACAAGAGAAAAAGCCAAACGGGCAGTGATGGCAGGATTGGTTTATAACGATAAAAATGAACGATTAGACAAACCAGGTGAAAAAATCTTGATTGAAACACCGCTTCACGTAAAAGGACAGACGTTGCAATATGTTTCCCGTGGTGGTTTGAAATTGGAGAAGGCCTTAGAGGTGTTCGAATTAGATGTGTCGGGCAAAACGATGTTAGATATCGGTTCTTCAACAGGTGGCTTTACTGATGTAGCATTACAAAATGGTGCTCGTTTGAGCTATGCACTGGATGTCGGCTATAATCAGTTAGCTTGGAAAATTCGTCAAGATGAACGAGTAGTAGTTATGGAGCGGACCAATTTCCGGTATAGTACGCCAGAAGATTTCAATGAAGGTGTGCCGGATATCGCAACTATTGATGTATCATTTATTTCGCTTAAATTGATTTTACCTCCATTGCACAAAATCTTGAAACCAGGCGGTAAGGTAGTTGCACTGATCAAACCTCAGTTTGAGGCAGGTAAAGAGTTAGTTGGGAAAAAAGGGATCGTTCGTGAACCAGAAACCCATACATTTGTTTTGAATGAAATTCTTTCGTTTGCTCAAAAGCATGGGTATACTATCAGTGGATTGGATTTCTCACCGATTACTGGTGGAGAAGGAAATATCGAGTTTTTAGCTTATTTGACTTCGGTAGAAGGTGAAGGGGTCGTTGAAGATACTGTAAATATCGAAGAAGTTGTTGCGACCGCACATCAGCAATTGAAAAAATAA
- a CDS encoding NAD-dependent epimerase/dehydratase family protein: MDNPDLEVHWGDLVNYDDVLECVTGCDFVIHCAAFVSPSADRYPAEAMKINYGGTLNLIQAILAQPNKDDIKLVNIGTVAETGDRMAPIHWGRVGDPLKPSVHDYYAVSKIAAERAVIESGIKHWVSLRQTGIMSIKEFSLNDGIAFHQPLNNVLEWVTDHDSGVLCANACEDWVDTDFWGHVYNIGGGEDCRNTSYELMSAMMKEIGVEQFKEVCEPNWYATHNFHGQWYLDSDNLNDFLHFRSQTTKDFVRYYGKVMREQAAQQTPENTPVMSSKQLAAMLKQTNEQVALTDTGTLHWLIHNQEEQVDPFFISKEQWAKIPGWDRFVLYRPEGEAIWLDHGYDESKPKTELSLTDLQQAAKFRGGECLSESMTSGDWTTKLDFTCHSEHHFSASPRLVLEGGHWCDECERSSWNYHELAKHSPFFAQVWYPLHDKSE; this comes from the coding sequence ATTGATAATCCTGATTTAGAAGTTCATTGGGGCGACTTAGTAAACTATGATGACGTCTTAGAATGTGTCACTGGCTGCGATTTTGTGATCCATTGTGCCGCTTTCGTCTCGCCTTCAGCTGATCGATATCCAGCTGAAGCGATGAAAATCAATTATGGCGGAACGCTCAATCTAATTCAAGCAATTTTAGCTCAACCAAACAAAGATGACATTAAATTAGTGAATATCGGAACAGTAGCGGAAACTGGCGATAGAATGGCTCCTATTCATTGGGGGCGTGTTGGCGATCCCTTAAAACCTAGTGTTCATGATTATTACGCTGTTTCAAAAATCGCTGCTGAACGTGCTGTCATCGAATCTGGAATTAAACATTGGGTATCTTTACGTCAGACCGGGATCATGTCGATCAAAGAATTTAGTTTAAATGATGGAATTGCTTTCCATCAGCCTTTAAACAATGTCTTAGAATGGGTCACAGATCACGATTCAGGTGTCCTTTGCGCTAACGCTTGCGAAGATTGGGTCGATACTGACTTTTGGGGGCATGTTTATAATATCGGTGGTGGTGAGGACTGTCGAAATACAAGCTATGAGCTGATGTCTGCCATGATGAAGGAAATCGGCGTTGAACAGTTTAAAGAAGTTTGCGAGCCTAATTGGTATGCTACCCATAACTTTCACGGTCAATGGTATTTAGACTCTGATAATTTAAATGACTTCCTACATTTCCGATCTCAAACAACAAAAGACTTTGTTCGTTACTATGGAAAAGTTATGCGAGAGCAAGCTGCTCAGCAAACACCTGAAAACACACCCGTTATGAGTAGCAAGCAACTTGCTGCCATGCTGAAACAAACGAATGAACAAGTTGCATTAACAGATACTGGAACTTTACATTGGCTGATCCATAATCAAGAAGAACAAGTGGATCCATTCTTTATCTCAAAAGAACAGTGGGCTAAAATTCCTGGTTGGGATCGTTTTGTTCTATATCGACCAGAAGGAGAAGCTATTTGGTTGGATCATGGTTATGATGAATCAAAACCTAAAACAGAATTATCTTTAACTGATTTACAGCAGGCTGCAAAGTTTAGAGGTGGAGAATGTTTGTCAGAATCAATGACATCTGGTGATTGGACAACTAAACTAGACTTTACATGCCATTCAGAGCACCATTTTTCAGCCAGTCCACGTTTGGTTTTAGAAGGTGGGCATTGGTGCGATGAATGTGAAAGAAGTAGTTGGAATTATCATGAACTAGCAAAACATAGTCCTTTCTTCGCTCAAGTTTGGTACCCTCTTCACGATAAATCTGAATAA
- a CDS encoding arginine repressor: MRKKDRHRLITRLLADKNIQKQEDFVTYLEEKGIEVTQATISRDIKEMKLIKVPSIDGGYRYSIPAETKEDTSIKLEKLMKDAFVSVDQMEKQVILRTIPGNAAASSNLIEKHYKEIVFAAINDDDSVLIIARTEKDAEFLKNEFFRYL; encoded by the coding sequence ATGAGGAAAAAAGATCGGCATCGTCTGATTACTCGTTTATTAGCTGATAAAAATATCCAAAAACAAGAAGATTTTGTTACATATCTGGAAGAAAAAGGCATAGAAGTGACTCAGGCAACGATTTCTCGTGATATTAAGGAAATGAAATTGATTAAAGTGCCTTCGATAGATGGTGGTTATCGCTATAGTATTCCAGCTGAAACTAAAGAAGATACATCGATAAAGTTGGAAAAATTAATGAAAGATGCATTTGTTTCAGTTGATCAAATGGAAAAGCAGGTTATTTTGCGTACTATACCAGGGAATGCTGCAGCATCTTCTAACCTAATCGAAAAGCATTACAAAGAAATCGTCTTTGCGGCGATCAACGATGATGACAGTGTGTTGATTATTGCTAGAACTGAAAAAGATGCTGAGTTTTTAAAAAATGAATTTTTCCGATATTTATAA
- the recN gene encoding DNA repair protein RecN — MLQELSVKNFAIISSLQLEFQMGMTVLTGETGAGKSIIIDAMGLLTGGRGSSDYIRQGASKCTLEGLFTMPKNQELIALLDELGIETDEESIVIQRDISTSGKNVCRVNGRIINIANLRKVGEFLVDIHGQNEHQELMQSEKHLGMLDDFGGKELLKIKEQYEGSYSEYRMIEKKVRNRQKNEKEFAQRMDMLQFQSDEIAAAELVLGEEEQLIEERNKLGNFQKIADALATSYSAINGDSDSSLDKIGYAMNELLSIETLDPEYKAISEAVQNSYYLLQEASGDLSRHIDSLELDENRLNDVETRLELIRQMKRKYGESIESILDYYQEITRELADADFLEGRTGELETLLIEKRNRVVENGLKLREIRKKIAKKLEKNILRELKELYMERTVFDIRFTELAEEQFTEEGLDQVEFYITTNPGEPLKPLVRVASGGELSRVMLALKTIFSKSQGITSIVFDEVDTGVSGRVAQAIADKIYQISKNSQVLCITHLPQVAAVADYQYFIEKEIIGERTETKVRRLKQNERVAEIARMLSGSEITKLTTEHAKELLNMAENERRH, encoded by the coding sequence ATGCTGCAAGAACTTTCTGTAAAGAATTTTGCAATCATATCTTCGCTGCAATTAGAATTTCAGATGGGTATGACGGTTTTAACCGGGGAGACCGGAGCAGGTAAATCAATCATTATTGATGCAATGGGATTGCTGACAGGTGGTCGAGGATCAAGTGATTATATCCGTCAAGGTGCTTCTAAATGCACGCTGGAAGGGTTGTTTACGATGCCTAAAAACCAAGAATTGATTGCTCTTTTAGATGAATTAGGGATCGAAACAGATGAAGAGTCGATCGTGATTCAACGTGATATATCAACTTCAGGTAAAAATGTTTGCCGAGTTAATGGTCGGATCATTAATATTGCGAATTTACGTAAAGTCGGTGAATTTTTAGTTGATATCCATGGTCAAAACGAACACCAAGAACTAATGCAAAGTGAGAAACATCTAGGTATGTTAGATGATTTTGGTGGGAAAGAGTTACTAAAAATAAAAGAGCAGTATGAAGGAAGCTATTCAGAATACCGCATGATCGAAAAGAAAGTCAGAAATCGTCAAAAAAATGAAAAAGAATTTGCTCAGCGTATGGATATGCTGCAATTCCAAAGTGATGAAATCGCGGCAGCCGAACTTGTTTTGGGTGAAGAAGAACAATTGATTGAAGAACGCAACAAGCTGGGGAATTTCCAGAAAATCGCTGATGCCTTAGCGACAAGCTATAGTGCAATCAATGGAGATAGTGACAGCAGTTTAGATAAAATCGGATATGCTATGAATGAGCTGTTATCAATCGAGACGCTAGATCCAGAATACAAGGCAATATCAGAAGCTGTTCAAAATAGTTATTACCTTTTACAAGAAGCCAGCGGCGATTTGTCAAGACATATTGATAGTTTAGAGTTAGATGAAAATCGACTAAATGATGTGGAAACAAGGTTGGAATTGATTCGACAAATGAAAAGAAAATACGGAGAATCTATTGAATCCATTTTGGACTATTATCAAGAAATCACTCGTGAACTAGCCGATGCTGATTTCTTGGAAGGACGGACTGGTGAACTGGAAACGTTGTTGATCGAAAAGCGGAATCGAGTGGTCGAAAACGGTTTGAAGCTACGAGAGATCCGAAAAAAAATTGCGAAAAAACTGGAAAAAAATATTTTGAGGGAATTAAAAGAGTTGTATATGGAACGAACAGTGTTTGATATTCGTTTTACTGAATTAGCAGAAGAGCAGTTTACTGAAGAAGGTTTAGATCAAGTTGAATTTTATATCACAACAAACCCAGGTGAACCGCTGAAACCTCTAGTTAGAGTGGCATCAGGCGGGGAACTTTCTCGAGTGATGTTGGCGTTGAAAACAATCTTCTCTAAATCACAAGGGATCACTAGCATCGTTTTTGATGAGGTTGATACAGGCGTGAGCGGCCGCGTTGCACAAGCGATTGCAGATAAAATTTATCAAATCTCCAAAAACTCACAAGTGCTATGTATTACGCATCTTCCTCAAGTTGCGGCTGTAGCAGATTATCAATATTTTATTGAAAAAGAAATCATTGGCGAGCGGACTGAGACGAAAGTGAGAAGGCTAAAACAAAATGAACGCGTAGCAGAGATTGCGCGTATGCTTTCTGGAAGTGAGATTACGAAATTAACAACAGAGCATGCAAAAGAACTATTGAACATGGCGGAGAATGAACGCAGACATTAA
- a CDS encoding DUF4044 domain-containing protein — translation MNDKKTSTFSKVTKIVVWLMLIAIAGSTILTAIMSLR, via the coding sequence ATGAACGATAAAAAGACAAGTACTTTTTCTAAAGTCACTAAAATCGTTGTTTGGTTGATGCTAATTGCCATTGCTGGCTCAACAATTTTGACAGCTATCATGAGTTTACGATAA
- a CDS encoding magnesium transporter CorA family protein, which produces MINYLKIENGLFTPSKTDTDDTIWLAVEKPTEEEIAHLVTTYKLPKDYITGVLDDDENSRFEGLHQNVLEEPALMLVQYPHATISPSGYMQLDTFPFAIILTTDGKVITVINNSADFLKKALSTPVPDIELPIQETLVLYLSWHVSTCYNRFLKELIKETNKLEGELKVSTENSQLYQIMDIQKSLVYFESAINSNLEVLNMLYSASIFKDPRAHLPRLHDILVETKQAATTTSIQLKLVDKISDTFSAIVSNNLNNVMKILTSLTIVLTIPTIIGGIFGMNVKLPFANREDAFFWIFIITTGTCIFVIRRLKKRNLL; this is translated from the coding sequence TTGATCAACTATTTAAAAATAGAAAATGGATTATTTACCCCATCCAAAACCGACACAGACGACACGATCTGGTTAGCTGTTGAAAAACCGACAGAAGAAGAAATCGCGCATTTAGTCACAACTTACAAACTTCCTAAAGATTATATCACAGGTGTCTTGGATGATGACGAAAATTCTCGTTTTGAGGGGCTTCATCAAAATGTATTGGAAGAACCTGCACTGATGCTCGTACAATATCCTCATGCTACGATTAGTCCTAGTGGCTATATGCAGTTGGATACATTTCCATTTGCAATCATTCTGACAACAGACGGAAAAGTGATTACTGTTATCAACAACTCCGCTGACTTTTTAAAAAAAGCACTCTCTACACCTGTTCCAGATATTGAACTGCCAATTCAAGAAACGCTTGTTTTATATTTATCATGGCATGTTTCTACATGCTACAACCGATTCTTAAAAGAATTGATTAAAGAAACGAATAAACTGGAAGGCGAATTGAAGGTTTCCACGGAGAATAGTCAGCTATATCAAATAATGGATATCCAAAAAAGTTTAGTTTATTTTGAATCAGCGATCAACTCTAATCTAGAAGTGTTAAATATGCTTTATAGTGCAAGTATTTTTAAAGATCCCAGAGCACATCTCCCTAGGCTTCACGATATTCTCGTTGAAACAAAACAAGCAGCAACTACAACGAGCATTCAGTTAAAACTTGTGGACAAAATCAGTGACACGTTTTCAGCGATTGTTTCAAATAACTTAAATAACGTTATGAAAATTTTAACTTCATTAACCATTGTTTTGACAATTCCCACAATCATTGGAGGTATTTTTGGTATGAATGTCAAATTACCTTTCGCAAATCGAGAAGATGCCTTTTTCTGGATTTTCATTATAACGACCGGAACATGTATCTTTGTGATTCGACGGCTAAAAAAACGAAACCTTTTGTAA
- a CDS encoding DUF3397 domain-containing protein — protein MVSFSVIMLFWYVFPVIVLFACNFIISTFSLTERFKVKAPDISIPFLFIGLNELSKDSYGQSIVPYMVISVLLLGICVAVFQAYYYGEILYGRYFKMFWRLVFLLSLILYGVLVLLNIIHYFS, from the coding sequence ATGGTGTCGTTTTCAGTCATTATGCTCTTTTGGTATGTTTTTCCAGTTATTGTCTTATTTGCGTGTAATTTTATTATTTCAACGTTCTCGCTTACAGAACGTTTTAAAGTAAAAGCACCAGATATTTCAATTCCATTTTTGTTTATAGGATTAAATGAATTGTCAAAAGATAGTTATGGACAATCGATCGTCCCATATATGGTCATCTCCGTTTTACTATTAGGTATTTGTGTTGCTGTTTTTCAAGCATACTATTATGGTGAGATCCTTTATGGTAGATATTTTAAAATGTTTTGGCGCTTAGTATTTCTACTGAGTTTAATTTTATATGGTGTACTTGTTTTGCTAAATATCATCCATTACTTTTCATAA
- the mraZ gene encoding division/cell wall cluster transcriptional repressor MraZ, protein MFMGEFQHNIDAKGRLIVPAKFRDQLGEKFVVTRGMDGCLFGYPMSEWEQLEEKLKEMPLAKKDARTFVRFFYSAATECEIDKQGRINIPAALRTHGSLEKACVIIGVSNRIEIWDEARWQEFSTEAEENFDEIAETMIDFGF, encoded by the coding sequence ATGTTTATGGGTGAATTTCAACATAATATAGATGCCAAAGGCCGACTCATCGTACCAGCTAAATTTCGTGACCAATTAGGTGAGAAGTTTGTGGTGACAAGAGGAATGGATGGCTGTTTATTTGGTTATCCGATGTCCGAATGGGAGCAATTAGAGGAGAAGCTAAAAGAAATGCCTCTGGCCAAAAAGGATGCCCGTACATTTGTCCGCTTTTTTTATTCGGCTGCGACTGAATGTGAAATCGATAAGCAAGGTAGGATCAACATTCCTGCTGCGCTTAGAACGCATGGCAGTTTGGAGAAGGCTTGCGTGATCATCGGCGTTTCAAATCGAATTGAGATTTGGGATGAAGCCCGTTGGCAAGAATTTTCTACAGAAGCTGAAGAGAATTTTGATGAAATTGCAGAAACAATGATTGATTTTGGTTTTTAG
- the rsmH gene encoding 16S rRNA (cytosine(1402)-N(4))-methyltransferase RsmH encodes MTEEFQHYTVLLKETVDGLHVKEDGIYVDCTLGGAGHSEYLLSQLSEQGHLYAFDQDQKALDFAAQRLKNYVDQGMVTFIKSNFRHLKEELANHGIDQVDGILYDLGVSSPQLDEAERGFSYHQDAPLDMRMDQDAALSAYDVVNDYSYHELVKIFFRYGEEKFSKQVAREIERVREKAPIETTGELVDIIKAAIPAPARRKGGHPAKRIFQAVRIAVNDELGVVEESLEQAIALLNKNGRISVITFHSLEDRIVKSMFKEYSTMQDLPPGLPVVPEEFQPELKVITRKPILPGETELAENNRSRSAKLRIAEKVKLNL; translated from the coding sequence ATGACGGAAGAGTTTCAGCACTATACTGTTTTACTAAAAGAGACAGTTGACGGCTTACATGTGAAAGAAGACGGCATTTATGTCGATTGCACATTGGGCGGTGCAGGTCATAGCGAGTACCTACTCTCTCAATTAAGCGAACAAGGACATTTGTACGCGTTCGATCAAGACCAAAAAGCATTGGATTTTGCAGCACAACGATTAAAAAATTATGTTGATCAAGGCATGGTGACCTTTATCAAGTCGAATTTTCGACATTTAAAAGAAGAATTAGCGAATCATGGGATTGATCAAGTCGATGGAATTTTATACGACTTAGGTGTCTCTTCTCCTCAGCTAGATGAGGCTGAGCGCGGATTCAGTTATCACCAGGATGCACCGTTAGACATGCGGATGGATCAAGATGCAGCATTATCTGCTTATGATGTGGTCAATGATTACAGCTATCATGAATTAGTGAAGATTTTCTTCCGTTACGGAGAAGAAAAATTCTCTAAACAAGTTGCTAGAGAAATCGAGCGAGTACGTGAAAAGGCTCCTATTGAAACAACTGGTGAGTTAGTAGACATCATCAAAGCAGCAATTCCAGCGCCAGCAAGGCGAAAAGGTGGACATCCGGCAAAACGGATTTTCCAAGCCGTTCGAATTGCGGTAAATGATGAACTTGGCGTTGTAGAAGAATCGTTAGAACAAGCTATTGCTTTATTAAATAAAAACGGTCGAATTAGTGTGATCACGTTTCATTCACTAGAAGATCGAATCGTAAAAAGCATGTTTAAAGAATATAGTACGATGCAGGATCTACCACCTGGGCTACCCGTAGTGCCAGAAGAGTTTCAACCAGAGTTAAAAGTAATAACAAGAAAGCCAATTTTACCAGGTGAGACTGAGTTGGCTGAGAATAATCGTTCACGAAGTGCTAAATTAAGAATTGCCGAAAAAGTCAAATTAAACTTATAA
- the ftsL gene encoding cell division protein FtsL, with protein MAELKKMEDFQYDIPVIEEPVTEPEHQPKVQKNVDLPQSPKRKLRNISLLEKTIGFLLLVAIIGIAVLTIQVRTSITQMTNEITETQATIQEKEESALKLEQQKNELSKADRIKDVAKSKGLSDNLDSIRNVK; from the coding sequence ATGGCTGAGTTAAAAAAAATGGAAGATTTTCAATATGACATTCCAGTGATAGAGGAGCCAGTCACAGAACCTGAACATCAACCAAAAGTTCAGAAAAATGTAGACCTACCCCAATCTCCGAAAAGGAAGTTGAGAAATATCTCACTTTTGGAAAAGACAATCGGCTTTTTATTATTAGTAGCGATTATTGGAATAGCTGTTCTCACCATTCAAGTCCGTACTTCTATTACACAAATGACAAACGAAATTACTGAAACGCAAGCGACGATCCAAGAGAAAGAAGAATCTGCCTTAAAATTAGAGCAACAAAAAAATGAACTATCAAAAGCAGATCGCATCAAGGACGTTGCAAAAAGCAAAGGGCTTTCAGATAACCTTGATAGTATAAGGAATGTGAAATAA